CGTTTTTTTATTTTTGATTGGATCTATTATAGGTTTATTTTCTTTCGATTTAGTTGTTTTATCTATCGCTAAGGCCATTCAAAGTTTTAGTACTGGTGTTTTATTCTTTACTTTATTACCTAAACTGTTTGTCAATTTCCCGAGAAGATATCGTAATGTCTTCTTATTTATGGTCATTGTCGGTTTATTCGGCGCTAACGCTTTAGGCGGTTTATCTGGCAGCTTGTCGCTCGAACTAGACAAATGGCAATGGGTTTTCATAGTTAACATTATTTCTGCAGTGTTATGTCTCATAATTGGTTATTTTTTATTAACAAAGGAAGAACATCATGAAACTTCTGACATTCATATTAGTAAACCCATGATGACAACACTTGTCTTAGGTACCTTAGCATTAGTGTTTCCTATGTCGGTCTTAACGCAAAAAGGCTGGAGTTCACTCTGGGTGTGGCCTTTATTGCTGTTAGCGTTACTCTTCATTGTCAACTTTGTTATTTCTAATAAAGCAGCTGAACATCCCGTAGTGCACTTTAAATCATTATTGACTAAGAAACCCCTTGTCGGTGCGGTAATGGCGATTTCTTCGCATCTCACTTTATTAGCTGGAATTGCTGGCATTAATGTGTATATTTTACGTATTTTGAAATTACCTTTTTCAATCTCTTTAAGATTTTATATTTACTTTTTCATTGGAGTAATTATTACAGGGCTTTTGAAAATGTTCTTCTATAGCGCAGTGGGTGCTGGATTCTTAGGTGCTCTAGGCTCATCAGCCCTGTTATATGTCAGTATTCACTGGATTATTTTAGAGAATACGGTCAATATTCCGCTTCTCTATTTCCAAGGTTTCTTATTAGGATTTGGCGCAAGTATGACCTTAGTGAGCGGCGCTATGGCAACTCTATTAGATGGTGATTTATTAAAGGCCTCTCAACGCTCGCAAACCATGCATACACTGCGTAATTACAGTGCGGCTATGTTAGTGCCTATTATTGCTTACATGATGAAAAATAATATCCAGAAAGGAACGCAATCCTTATATGGTGAAAATATTACTAATCCTTTAATCTATATGAAGAAAATGCAAGATGTAGCCATCAACGCAGATCATAAAGTATTTTTCTTAATGATTATTTTTAATGTTATCATGCTCGTTTCTTCTATTATTCAAATGTCTTTAGGAAAAGGCAGACGTATCACACCAGCAAAACCTACTAAAGATGTTAAGTTACACTTAGAAAATCAATCTTCATAAGAGAAAAAGAAACCCCTAAAAAGTTCAACTTTTTGGGGGTCACTTACTATCAGGAAGTATTTTTAATTAAGCATCTTTCATATTGTAATCATTAATATATTGATCGAGTCGATTGATTGTTTCTCTGATGTCATCGTGTGTCGTTAATGGGTTCGTTGTACATAAACGAATGACACGTTGATTATTTAATACTGTGGTATAAGCAATGGCATAACCAGAATCCGCAATTTTTTGAGCAGCCATACTATTGAGTTGATTATTTTGTACTTCGGTTAAATCACTATTTTCATATCTGAAGTTTACAATAGAAAGATTAGCATGTGAGATAATACGCCAGTTATCGAGACCTGATACGTATTCTTCTGCATATTCTGCTAAACCTTCACCGTATTTAATACGTTCGATAATTTCATCTTCACCAATGACTTGCAAGGTAATCCATAATTTTAAAGCACGTGCTGGACGTGTAAGTTCAATGCCTAACATTTCTGGATCAATCACATCATCATCTGAAGCAATATCATCCAAGTACTCAGCATCTTCGCCAAAGCTTTGCAGCAGATGATTCTTTTCTTTCACAATCACCATGGCACAGCTGTACGTTTGGAACAATAGTTTGTGGGCATCCCAACTAGCACTATCTGAACGTTCAATGCCTTTAAATAGGTGCTGTGCTTTGTCGGATAAGATATGAGACAAGCCATAAGCACCATCTACATGGAGCCAAAGATTATAGTTGTCACAAATATCTCCAAGTGTGGTGAAATCATCGACAGAACCTGTATTAGTAGTGCCGGCAGTCGCGATTACCATAGCAGGTTTGTAGCCATCTTTAATGTCTTTATCAATGGCTGCTTTTAAGCTGTCTGTATTCATTGTAAAGTCGTCATTGTAATCAATTCTGCGGATATTATTTTTAAGGAAGCCTGCAACATGCAAGGCTTTGCCAACAGAATGGTGGGTTTGAGATGTGAGATAAACGGTGGCTTTTTTTATATCTTCCATTTCTACTTGTGCATCTCTAGCCGCAACGATAGCTGTTAAATTGGCCATTGAACCGCCGGAAACAAAGACCCCGCCGGCCGGTTTGATTTCATAACCGATTTTTCCTGCTAAGTAGTTAATTAAATTACGCTCAATATTGATCGGCAGCGTCGCATTAGCAAAATTTGAGGCATGGATATTGTTCGCTGTCGTTAAAATATCTCCAAGCCACGATAGGCGTGATGCTGGACCTGGTATAAATGAGAATGAACGCGGATGGTTCGGACGATATAAATAATTCAGCACTTCATTATTTAAATCTTTGAGTACTTCGTAAATATCTCGCCCTTTATTCGGCACTTCCATCTTTTCATATTTCTCTCTCAATTCAAGCGGTGCCTGTTGTGTCGCAGGTAAGTCTCCAATATCTCTGGATAAATATTTATTGACTTCATCTCTGATAATCGTCTCTAAGTCGATATTGTTCTCATTGAATTCCATTTCCATACTCTCTCCTTCAGTTATATTTTTATAAAAGGTAGACGTATTAATTACGACGTTTTACTACAATATAAATGATAGCAGATATTAATAAAACCACGCTAACCATAACGGCGAAACCCAGAAGGTGTCTTCCCCAATGAATAACATGCTGCGCTTTAACACTCGGTGCATGTGCACCTTTTAGAAATTGACGAGGATAATCGACTTGCAACTTATCATTTGTGATTTTCAATTTATATTGATGCTTGTCTTTCGGAACGACATCATATAAATCTTGTTTGACTTCATAAGTT
Above is a genomic segment from Staphylococcus piscifermentans containing:
- a CDS encoding MFS transporter, coding for MDFWLTRKGRVLEIMVLAFITVFGIGSQYFSNLAYSLNQGILQTSFGIGSQHLIIPSVIGNFAFALGVPLGHTLTHKFGFKRNYLFFVFLFLIGSIIGLFSFDLVVLSIAKAIQSFSTGVLFFTLLPKLFVNFPRRYRNVFLFMVIVGLFGANALGGLSGSLSLELDKWQWVFIVNIISAVLCLIIGYFLLTKEEHHETSDIHISKPMMTTLVLGTLALVFPMSVLTQKGWSSLWVWPLLLLALLFIVNFVISNKAAEHPVVHFKSLLTKKPLVGAVMAISSHLTLLAGIAGINVYILRILKLPFSISLRFYIYFFIGVIITGLLKMFFYSAVGAGFLGALGSSALLYVSIHWIILENTVNIPLLYFQGFLLGFGASMTLVSGAMATLLDGDLLKASQRSQTMHTLRNYSAAMLVPIIAYMMKNNIQKGTQSLYGENITNPLIYMKKMQDVAINADHKVFFLMIIFNVIMLVSSIIQMSLGKGRRITPAKPTKDVKLHLENQSS
- a CDS encoding pyridoxal phosphate-dependent decarboxylase family protein yields the protein MEFNENNIDLETIIRDEVNKYLSRDIGDLPATQQAPLELREKYEKMEVPNKGRDIYEVLKDLNNEVLNYLYRPNHPRSFSFIPGPASRLSWLGDILTTANNIHASNFANATLPINIERNLINYLAGKIGYEIKPAGGVFVSGGSMANLTAIVAARDAQVEMEDIKKATVYLTSQTHHSVGKALHVAGFLKNNIRRIDYNDDFTMNTDSLKAAIDKDIKDGYKPAMVIATAGTTNTGSVDDFTTLGDICDNYNLWLHVDGAYGLSHILSDKAQHLFKGIERSDSASWDAHKLLFQTYSCAMVIVKEKNHLLQSFGEDAEYLDDIASDDDVIDPEMLGIELTRPARALKLWITLQVIGEDEIIERIKYGEGLAEYAEEYVSGLDNWRIISHANLSIVNFRYENSDLTEVQNNQLNSMAAQKIADSGYAIAYTTVLNNQRVIRLCTTNPLTTHDDIRETINRLDQYINDYNMKDA